Genomic DNA from Lactuca sativa cultivar Salinas chromosome 8, Lsat_Salinas_v11, whole genome shotgun sequence:
AGATACTCGCAATTAATTCTATTTACAAGTAATTAACATTAAGTCAGTTTTTTTAACGGCAAATTAATCTACTCATAAATATCATTTATGTCTCTTAGTGAGACTTAAGCAGTTAAGCCTATTAACTCTTATTTAAAAGAGTTATTTCTTACCTTCTTTAGACAAAAACTTTTTAATATTACATTTTAATGCTAAAACAAATAGTCACGGTGGTTATTGTTCGATGCCATGGACATGTTGCCACTCTGCCCCCACAACACATAGCATAGAGTTAAAGCTTTAAAACCACTAAGGAAAAAAATGATGTGAAACCCTTTGTTCTCCATTCTTGTTTCTACCCCACTTGTCCCTCTACGCTCCAACCCTCATGGTTGTTCCACTTCTATTCGTGCTTTTTTTCCTAACACAAACCACCATAATCCACAACTATCGATATGCCTTTGCCAACCACACTATTTGTAGCATGAACTTGTACATCATGCATTATATACTAGTATCTTTATTACGATGTTGGACATTATAATTTGTTTCTATTTATTTAAAGTATTGGAATAATTATAGGCTATTAAATTTCCTGTAAATTTACCCTCATTGACATTTCCTTCACATTTCGAATTTATGCTATAATTttcttaaactatttttaaacctCGTCTATCCGAACTAACATATTATttaatatgtgttaatatgaaaAAGGAAACAATACCCACCGGATGTTGAGTAGACTTTAACAAGTTGAGGAGGTACAAAAATTCTATAAAAAGAAACCTTTACTCACACTTATCTACTACTATACCACCACTATCCTAAATCATTCCATTGCACCACCCTTTTCATCACTCCTCTTAAAGTTGATATAAGCTACCTTGTATTCAATATATTAAGAGTTAGTAATACAATTTGGATTTGTGGGTAGCTTTTAGTCTTTTAGATCTTATTTGTGTATACTATCTCAAGAAAAGTTTGTTATTTTACATCAAACAATGTCCATCAAAATTCCACCTACATCTCAACCCAAGGAACCGTTCCGTCACAAGAACAGTTCAGGAGAGCTCGATGTGTTTGAGGCGGCTCGTTATTTTTCAGGTGCCATTGAAAACATTAATGGCACCTGTAAAAATGTCATTGGCGAAGCTAGGGTTATCGGAAACAATACACAAAAGTTTTGCATAAGGCCTATGGGAAGAATGAGTCTTGACATGCCAAAAAATGTAGAGAATTCCATTCCTTTGCAAGCCATGTTGATGGATAATTCCATGATGGTCAACAATGAGAAGAAGTCCAAGCATCCAAGCTCACCTGGAGGGAAATTGGCCCATTTCTTGAATTCTCTCTTTAACCAAACGTCTTCAAAGAAGTCAAAGTCTAAGTCAAATACAAAGTCAACCAAGGATGAAGATGAGAGTCCTGGTGGTTGGAGAAGGAAGAGAAGGAGTAGCATTAGTCATTTCACGAGTGGAAACAGTAATTCTAGcatcatcaccaccactaccatcacGAGTGATTCAAAATCTTTGCTTTCAACCTCAAGAAGTTCAGGCTTTAGAACACCACCTCCTTATCATATGGTACACACACCCACAAAAACCACCAGAAGCTATTCAGATCTCAAGCACCCTCCAAGTCAAATTACGAAAATGCCCATCCATGCCACCCTCAACAAGATCGAAAATTTCAGCATTAAGAGTGATCTTTCTGAAAAAAAGATGAGTTTTGGAACCAGGTTTGTGGAAAACGTAAAGACTTTTGAGGAAAAACAAGAAGAACATAATGCTCATAAGTATGTTTCAAGAGAGGATATCAAAGAATTCAAGAGGTTTAGTGATGAAGACGGAGGAGATAGTGATTCAAGCTCTGATCTTTTTGAGTTAACAAATTGTGATTTGGGTTATTATCCAAGTGGTTTACCTGTCTATGAATCCACCCGTATCGATACCATAAAGAGAGGAGTACCAATCTCGAGCTAAGTGTGTGATATCAGGTTCAAATTCAGACTTATGTTTCCCAACAAAGCCTTAGTTATATATTCGTATCATATATGTATTTACGTGTAGAGTTTTTTATTGTCCATATTTAATGATTCAATTACTATTGTTCTATTTTTTAATAGAAattcatgttatatatatatatatatatatatatatatatatatatatatatatatatatatatatatatatatatatatatatatatatatatatatatatatatatatatatatatatatatatatatatatatgtgtgtgtgtgtgtgttcaggttcatttgacaccattctaattttgtgagaccgtgagaccaaatctaaaaataattttaaaatacaaaataaatggaaaaatccaaaaattctttttttaaatattattttcggaacatgaattaactaaaaaaaaatataaaaaagataaaaataaataaaaaaaataaataaaaaatccatttttttttttttttttggaaaaatacgtgaaatattctaaatagaatattacactgacatattttaaaaaataattttaaaatgctgaataaatggaaaaatctaaaaattctttttttaaatattattttcggaacttgaattaactaaaagaaataataaaaaataaaaaaaatctatttttttgaaaaatacatgaaatattctaaatagaatattacactgtacatattctaaaaataattttaaaatgcaaaataaatggaaaaatcaaaaaattctttttttaaatattattttcggaacttgaattaactaaaaaaaataaaaaataaataaaaaaatgcgtctcacggtctcacaaaatataggagGTCTCAAATATTATATAAGAACCTGTTACGAACCATCTAGAAAATTAGCTTATAATTAATGATATATTTGTCATTTCTCAATTAAATTTTATAACTCTTACAAAAGTCTGAATTTAATGTTTATAACTCCTACAAAAGGCATTTTTGTAAATCTATTGTTAAAAGAGAATGATAAGATTctctttaataaataaaaactttttgccacatgtcatactCTTATTGATTTTGCcccatgtcattttgtggttattttcaattaatttttttctacatagcattttgtggttttttcattttattaatttttatataatattttaatgtaataactacaataaatataataataaatgcatattaatttcattaattggcttccttctaatttcaaattttctaaattaaagtttcattagtttactttgtttatttatttaaattattattaaaagaaaaacaaacaatttaatttcaataatttaatatttttctattttttttcttctaaattcaaacttctcaaatgtttataatttcatattttttttctttaaagtgaacccatgtaatacataggTCATACACCTAGTTATAAATAAAAGGAAGTCTAAGCCAATTTTCACAAGCATATTATTAGATCAGAAATTTAAAAACCACATATCAAAACATTAGATCTATAAACGCTCATCCCCCCTCCCCTTTCACCAAACATATCAACCTCTTCCTATCCTTATCTTCGGCAGCTTTCCACCGCCACCATCTACTTCCGACATTGCCACCAACCACCATTGTCTTCCCCACAATCATTATCCATCTTTATGTCTACATCTCATACATCTTCTTCGTTGATAAACTTCATTGTCGATGGCAATCCTACTACCGATCTAAACCACCTCCACCTTCTTAATCTTACATCTCCTAAAATGTTGCTTCGATGACACATCTCCATCTCGCCTCCACCTTTTTCTCTCGATTTTCATGAAACACCACCAAATCTATTTAGATCTGGTCCACCGCCTCCTCCATCAATTGTCGCTCCCTGTTGTCGACCTCCAAAAGCCTTTGTTTTTATCAAATCTGAAGTGGTTCGGTCTAGATCTACGATCTCCCATGACAGATCTATGATTTTTACCTCTAAATCTACGATTTACACCTCCAGATCTATGAGTTTTAATAAGATTGAGTGACCATATCTAAAACCATCGTCAATCTCCATCACCGTGAAACACCGCCAtcagtggagagagagagagagagagagagagagagagagaaagagagagagagagagagagagagagagcggttAGCTC
This window encodes:
- the LOC111912976 gene encoding protein BIG GRAIN 1-like E, whose amino-acid sequence is MSIKIPPTSQPKEPFRHKNSSGELDVFEAARYFSGAIENINGTCKNVIGEARVIGNNTQKFCIRPMGRMSLDMPKNVENSIPLQAMLMDNSMMVNNEKKSKHPSSPGGKLAHFLNSLFNQTSSKKSKSKSNTKSTKDEDESPGGWRRKRRSSISHFTSGNSNSSIITTTTITSDSKSLLSTSRSSGFRTPPPYHMVHTPTKTTRSYSDLKHPPSQITKMPIHATLNKIENFSIKSDLSEKKMSFGTRFVENVKTFEEKQEEHNAHKYVSREDIKEFKRFSDEDGGDSDSSSDLFELTNCDLGYYPSGLPVYESTRIDTIKRGVPISS